The proteins below are encoded in one region of Alistipes indistinctus YIT 12060:
- a CDS encoding quinone-dependent dihydroorotate dehydrogenase produces MYKQIIRPLLFLMDPEKAHSLLVSCLKGYRHLPWCRYWVRRFYAYPDKQWIWNDLVFKNRIGLSAGFDKTAEAFDELADLGFGFIEIGTVTPSPQKGNPRPRIFRLVECDSLISRTGFNNPGLDMIKLRIAQRRNSYVLGININKNPSSEGKQAIGDFLSLYRELYDTADYFTINWNSVETEVMEQALTALAAFRATRTKHVPLLLKLPADLTEEALNVVTACIDNYKIDGVIATGPTMDRTYLTASLNRLQKIGTGSISGKGIGDKSFRIVKFLRGHVGKNVLIVGAGGVMTPHDARTMLDAGADMIQIYSSLIYEGPAIVKKMIKATQ; encoded by the coding sequence ATGTATAAACAAATTATCCGGCCTCTTTTATTTTTAATGGATCCCGAAAAGGCACATTCCTTGTTGGTGTCCTGCCTCAAAGGTTACCGGCATCTGCCCTGGTGCAGGTATTGGGTGCGTCGTTTTTACGCTTATCCCGATAAACAATGGATATGGAATGATCTTGTTTTTAAAAACCGCATCGGGTTATCGGCCGGTTTTGATAAAACGGCCGAGGCTTTTGATGAACTTGCCGATTTAGGGTTCGGATTTATCGAGATTGGAACCGTCACCCCTTCTCCCCAGAAGGGAAATCCCCGGCCACGTATTTTCCGCCTTGTTGAGTGTGACTCACTGATCTCGCGTACCGGATTCAACAATCCCGGTCTGGACATGATAAAATTGCGGATTGCACAACGGCGCAACTCCTACGTGTTAGGCATTAATATTAATAAGAATCCGTCCTCGGAAGGCAAACAGGCCATAGGCGATTTCTTATCTTTATACAGAGAATTGTATGATACAGCCGATTACTTTACCATCAATTGGAATTCAGTGGAAACGGAAGTAATGGAACAGGCGCTTACTGCTCTGGCAGCTTTTCGGGCAACACGAACAAAACATGTTCCATTGTTGCTGAAATTACCGGCCGACCTTACAGAAGAGGCGCTGAATGTCGTTACAGCGTGCATCGACAACTATAAAATAGATGGTGTGATCGCTACGGGCCCGACGATGGACCGAACCTACCTGACTGCTTCACTCAACCGGTTGCAAAAAATTGGGACAGGAAGCATCAGTGGAAAAGGTATCGGAGATAAATCGTTTAGAATAGTGAAATTTCTGCGGGGCCACGTCGGAAAGAATGTACTGATCGTAGGGGCAGGAGGAGTGATGACTCCGCACGATGCTCGGACAATGCTGGATGCAGGAGCCGACATGATACAAATTTACTCCTCCTTGATTTATGAGGGACCGGCTATCGTAAAAAAAATGATCAAGGCAACCCAATAA
- a CDS encoding metal ABC transporter solute-binding protein, Zn/Mn family, whose protein sequence is MCTKPQSNQPSIAVSIAPLQYITEQIADSDFRINVLVPSGASPETYEPSPAQMQQVAQSQFYIHTGLIDFERNLQQAIRNNMPDVQQINVSEGVELIAGDCEHNHQNNSEKIVHDHEVAATHGHTHVQGVDPHIWNSPRTVKQIAATIYEALARQYPDSARYKDNYHRFISRLDSLDSQLTALFGPHTHHAFIIYHPALTYLARDYGLQQIALENEGKEPSAEHMRRIIDTARNLNLTKLFYQRQFSKSTVDALARELNIPAVPIDPLAPDVINNTLEISKLIAQP, encoded by the coding sequence ATGTGCACCAAACCGCAAAGCAACCAGCCTTCTATTGCTGTCAGTATCGCGCCGTTGCAATATATCACGGAACAGATCGCCGATTCCGATTTTCGTATCAATGTCTTGGTTCCTTCGGGTGCCAGTCCGGAAACCTATGAACCCTCTCCGGCACAAATGCAACAAGTCGCTCAATCCCAATTTTATATTCATACCGGATTAATCGATTTCGAACGAAACCTCCAACAGGCTATTCGGAATAATATGCCTGATGTTCAACAAATCAACGTCTCAGAAGGAGTCGAACTAATTGCCGGTGACTGCGAACACAATCATCAGAATAACAGCGAAAAGATCGTACACGATCATGAGGTCGCCGCCACGCACGGACATACTCACGTCCAAGGCGTCGATCCCCACATTTGGAATTCGCCCAGGACAGTCAAGCAAATCGCTGCGACTATTTACGAAGCATTGGCACGGCAATACCCGGATTCGGCCCGATACAAGGATAATTATCACCGGTTCATTTCACGCCTGGATTCGCTCGACAGCCAATTGACCGCCCTGTTCGGCCCCCATACCCACCATGCCTTTATCATCTATCATCCGGCACTTACCTATCTGGCCCGGGATTACGGATTGCAACAAATCGCACTGGAAAACGAAGGGAAGGAACCATCGGCCGAACACATGCGCCGGATTATCGACACGGCACGCAACCTGAATCTGACCAAACTTTTTTATCAGCGGCAATTCAGCAAAAGTACGGTGGATGCACTGGCAAGAGAGTTGAATATTCCTGCCGTCCCAATTGACCCATTGGCTCCGGATGTGATTAATAACACATTAGAAATAAGCAAACTAATTGCTCAACCATGA
- a CDS encoding alpha/beta hydrolase has protein sequence MERNFTEWPLGSTDQGATLSIYRANQTRSNAVIMCPGGGFNLVTMDHEGYAFADWFHQQGITYAVLKYRMPHGHVEIIREDIREAIRLIRARSAEWGIQQVGVMGASIGGYIAATAATLYHGTDRADFQILLYPVISMTDQLTHLPSRCRMLGENIPEAEKKALSLELHVTKETSSAFIVLAEDDQTVSPLNSLAYYTALLKHGVSAELHIYPQGGHSFGFCDSFIYKNLWTNELSQWLNAL, from the coding sequence ATGGAACGTAATTTTACCGAATGGCCATTGGGCAGTACCGACCAGGGCGCCACTCTCTCAATATATCGGGCCAACCAGACTCGTAGCAACGCTGTGATTATGTGTCCAGGCGGCGGTTTCAATCTAGTGACTATGGATCATGAAGGATATGCTTTCGCCGATTGGTTTCATCAACAGGGGATCACTTATGCCGTATTGAAATATCGTATGCCTCATGGGCATGTCGAAATTATTCGGGAAGATATCCGTGAAGCGATTCGCCTGATACGCGCCCGGTCCGCGGAATGGGGGATTCAACAGGTAGGAGTGATGGGGGCTTCTATCGGAGGGTATATTGCCGCTACGGCTGCAACTTTGTACCATGGAACGGACCGCGCCGATTTCCAGATTCTGCTTTATCCGGTGATCAGCATGACGGACCAACTGACACATTTGCCCTCGCGATGCAGAATGTTAGGAGAGAATATTCCCGAAGCAGAAAAAAAGGCGCTCTCGCTTGAACTGCATGTTACCAAAGAAACCTCTTCTGCATTTATTGTCTTGGCAGAAGATGATCAGACCGTGTCACCGCTTAACAGTCTCGCCTATTACACGGCATTGTTGAAACATGGGGTCTCTGCCGAATTGCATATTTACCCCCAAGGAGGACACAGCTTTGGGTTTTGCGACAGCTTTATATACAAAAACCTATGGACTAACGAATTGAGCCAATGGTTAAACGCTCTTTAA
- a CDS encoding HIT family protein, with protein sequence MASIFTRIIQGEIPCYKVAEDDRYFAFLDINPLTEGHTLVVPKKETDYLFDLDDDTLAGMVLFAKRIAKRIGEKIACKRVAVVVLGLEVPHAHIHLIPINNEKDVDFHREKLKLSPEEFKRISTMIAL encoded by the coding sequence ATGGCTTCTATATTCACACGTATCATACAGGGTGAAATTCCCTGCTACAAAGTGGCCGAAGACGACCGCTATTTTGCATTTCTGGACATCAACCCGCTCACCGAAGGCCATACGCTGGTCGTCCCGAAAAAGGAGACCGACTACCTGTTCGATCTGGACGACGACACACTGGCAGGCATGGTGCTTTTTGCAAAGCGAATCGCAAAACGAATAGGGGAGAAAATAGCTTGTAAAAGAGTTGCCGTGGTCGTGCTTGGACTGGAAGTTCCACATGCACATATCCACCTGATTCCAATCAATAACGAAAAAGATGTCGATTTCCATCGGGAGAAACTAAAACTTTCACCGGAGGAGTTCAAGCGCATATCGACAATGATCGCATTGTAA
- a CDS encoding phospho-sugar mutase, giving the protein MSENLDQIVQGKAQKWLDGNYDSKTKDQVKYLMENDKKELTESFYKDLEFGTGGLRGIMGVGTNRMNVYTVGMATQGLANYLKKAFPHEHIKVAIGHDSRNNSRLFSEQVASIFAANGFKVYLFDSLRPTPELSFAIRRLGCQSGVVITASHNPKEYNGYKAYWADGAQVTPPHDKNIIAEVEKITSPDEVLTTQSKDNITILDETFDEIYLDAVHGLSLSPEAIAANRDMKIVYTPLHGTGVILVPASLRKFGFRNIITVKEQNIPDGNFPTVVSPNPEERATMKMALDLAAKEKADLVLATDPDADRIGVAIPNENGEYILLNGNQTCALLTYYLIKRWSDLGRLDGKQYIIKTIVTTGLINRIAEAFGVKCFECLTGFKYIAEIIREHEGKMQYIGGGEESFGFLAGDFVRDKDAVSACSLAAEAAAWARTQGMTLYDLLKDIYVKYGFYKEAMVYIVRKGKEGADEIKKMMDDYRANPPKTIGGSPVITIKDYLSSESLDVRDGKRSTIGMEKSNVLQFSTENNTIVSIRPSGTEPKIKYYFGICEKLPSKEQFDAVQQKLDKRLKELETELNLD; this is encoded by the coding sequence ATGAGTGAAAATCTGGACCAAATCGTGCAGGGGAAAGCCCAAAAATGGCTGGACGGCAACTATGACTCAAAGACAAAAGATCAGGTTAAATACCTGATGGAAAACGACAAAAAAGAGCTTACCGAAAGTTTTTATAAAGATCTGGAATTCGGCACAGGCGGCTTGCGCGGCATCATGGGGGTCGGCACCAACCGCATGAATGTCTACACGGTCGGAATGGCCACCCAGGGGTTGGCGAACTACCTGAAAAAAGCCTTTCCGCACGAACACATCAAAGTGGCAATCGGACACGACAGCCGCAACAACAGCCGGCTCTTTTCCGAACAGGTCGCATCGATTTTCGCAGCCAACGGATTCAAGGTATACCTGTTCGATTCGCTACGTCCGACCCCGGAACTCAGTTTCGCGATCCGGCGGTTGGGATGCCAGAGCGGGGTAGTAATCACGGCATCGCACAACCCCAAGGAATACAACGGCTACAAGGCATACTGGGCCGACGGAGCGCAGGTAACCCCTCCGCACGATAAAAACATTATCGCAGAAGTAGAGAAGATCACTTCCCCCGACGAAGTACTCACCACCCAGAGCAAAGACAACATTACTATTCTGGACGAGACTTTCGACGAAATCTACCTGGACGCCGTCCACGGCCTATCGCTTTCGCCCGAAGCCATTGCAGCGAACCGGGACATGAAAATCGTCTACACGCCGCTGCACGGCACGGGAGTTATCCTCGTTCCCGCATCCCTCCGCAAATTCGGATTCCGCAACATCATTACGGTCAAGGAGCAAAACATTCCCGACGGCAACTTCCCGACAGTCGTTTCGCCGAATCCGGAAGAACGCGCCACAATGAAGATGGCGCTCGATTTGGCTGCCAAAGAGAAAGCCGACCTGGTATTGGCAACAGATCCCGATGCCGACCGCATCGGAGTGGCGATTCCAAATGAAAACGGGGAGTATATACTGCTTAACGGCAATCAAACCTGCGCATTGTTGACCTATTACCTGATCAAGCGCTGGAGCGATTTGGGACGGCTCGACGGCAAGCAATACATCATCAAAACCATCGTAACGACCGGACTGATCAACCGAATCGCGGAAGCATTCGGAGTTAAATGCTTCGAGTGCCTGACCGGCTTCAAATACATCGCCGAAATCATCCGCGAACACGAAGGCAAAATGCAATACATAGGGGGAGGCGAGGAGAGTTTCGGCTTCTTGGCCGGCGATTTCGTCCGTGATAAAGATGCGGTGAGCGCCTGCTCACTGGCAGCCGAAGCGGCAGCTTGGGCCAGAACCCAAGGCATGACACTGTACGATCTGCTTAAAGATATATATGTCAAATACGGCTTCTACAAGGAAGCGATGGTTTACATCGTCCGTAAAGGCAAGGAAGGTGCAGACGAGATCAAGAAGATGATGGATGACTACAGGGCCAATCCGCCCAAAACCATAGGCGGTTCTCCTGTTATTACTATCAAAGATTACCTTTCATCCGAATCACTGGATGTCCGCGACGGAAAACGTTCGACGATCGGTATGGAGAAATCCAACGTACTGCAATTTTCCACCGAAAACAACACGATCGTCTCCATCCGGCCTTCCGGAACAGAGCCGAAGATCAAATACTATTTCGGCATCTGTGAAAAACTGCCGTCGAAAGAACAATTCGATGCCGTGCAGCAGAAACTGGACAAACGACTAAAAGAACTCGAGACCGAACTGAATCTGGACTAA
- the bcp gene encoding thioredoxin-dependent thiol peroxidase, with product MTQLKIGDKAPLFTGTDQDGKSISLSDFRGRKVILYFYPKDNTPGCTAEACSLRDGRAELQRMGFEVIGVSPDSVKSHQGFIAKHGLNFPLIADADKSIAAAYGVWGEKKFMGRTYMGILRTTFVIGPDGTIEKIFDKVNTKDHFTQIVEAYQ from the coding sequence ATGACCCAGTTGAAAATCGGCGATAAAGCCCCTCTGTTTACCGGTACCGATCAGGACGGTAAAAGCATTTCACTGTCGGATTTCCGAGGCAGGAAGGTGATTCTCTATTTTTACCCGAAAGACAACACCCCCGGATGTACCGCCGAGGCCTGCAGTCTGCGTGACGGCCGGGCCGAGTTGCAGCGAATGGGCTTTGAGGTAATCGGTGTGAGTCCCGACAGCGTGAAGTCGCACCAGGGCTTTATCGCAAAACATGGACTTAATTTCCCGCTGATCGCCGATGCGGATAAAAGTATTGCGGCCGCTTACGGAGTATGGGGTGAAAAGAAGTTTATGGGGCGTACCTATATGGGTATTTTGCGTACGACGTTTGTGATCGGCCCCGATGGCACGATAGAGAAGATTTTCGACAAGGTAAATACCAAGGACCACTTTACACAGATCGTGGAAGCGTATCAATAG
- the dnaA gene encoding chromosomal replication initiator protein DnaA, with amino-acid sequence MIVKNRTYGDVWQMCLSQIKEQTSDEEFSKWFKPIVPLDFDGTTLKLRVPNESYVYHIEKHFIPLLTPIIHQQFGLKTKLRYAVPQAEQPASTVVSDADMTAINTFATQTNTTNIKNPFVIPGIRKLVIDPQLNPNYTFDTFVEGDCNRLCRSAGFSVAVDPGATPFNPLYIYGDSGLGKTHIAQAIGMEAKQRRPSMQVLYVSMNKFQAQFTNAVRSGEINDFIHFYQMLDMLIIDDIQELAGKEKTQNAFFNIFNHLHLSGKQLVLTSDKSPVELKDIEQRLLTRFKWGLSAQLQLPDLDTKVKIIRNKALRLGADVPDEVVDFLADNINANVREIEGALSSLVANASFLGKKITVTLAKEILKVYVQFTQKEITIDHIQKVVCEYLGLPEEKFKSPRRTREIAQARQIAMYLSKQHTKAPLTIIGASIGGKNHATVLHACKAISNLMETDKVFRHQIEEIEKRVLAK; translated from the coding sequence ATGATCGTTAAAAATCGGACATACGGAGACGTGTGGCAAATGTGCTTGTCCCAGATAAAGGAGCAGACCTCTGACGAAGAGTTCTCCAAATGGTTCAAGCCGATCGTGCCGCTCGATTTCGACGGAACGACCCTGAAGCTGCGCGTTCCGAACGAAAGCTATGTGTATCACATTGAGAAGCACTTCATTCCGTTGTTGACCCCGATCATCCATCAGCAATTCGGGCTGAAAACCAAGTTGCGCTATGCGGTGCCCCAGGCCGAGCAGCCGGCTTCCACCGTGGTTTCCGATGCCGATATGACGGCTATCAATACGTTTGCCACGCAGACGAACACGACAAATATAAAGAATCCGTTCGTGATTCCGGGTATCCGCAAGCTGGTAATCGACCCGCAACTGAATCCGAATTATACGTTCGATACCTTCGTCGAGGGCGATTGTAATCGCTTGTGCCGTTCGGCAGGTTTTTCGGTGGCTGTCGATCCGGGTGCAACCCCTTTTAATCCTTTATATATATATGGGGATTCGGGGCTTGGCAAGACGCATATCGCGCAGGCGATCGGCATGGAAGCTAAACAACGCCGTCCGTCGATGCAGGTACTTTATGTGTCGATGAACAAATTCCAGGCCCAGTTTACCAATGCGGTGCGGTCGGGTGAGATCAATGATTTCATCCACTTCTACCAGATGCTCGACATGTTGATTATCGACGATATTCAGGAACTGGCCGGTAAGGAGAAGACGCAGAACGCTTTTTTCAATATCTTCAATCATCTGCACCTGTCGGGCAAGCAGCTCGTGCTGACGTCGGATAAGTCGCCCGTTGAACTGAAAGACATCGAGCAGCGGTTGCTGACCCGTTTCAAATGGGGGTTGTCGGCGCAGTTGCAGTTGCCGGACCTGGATACGAAGGTCAAGATTATCCGTAACAAAGCGCTTCGTCTCGGGGCCGATGTGCCGGACGAGGTGGTCGATTTCCTGGCCGATAATATCAATGCGAATGTCCGTGAGATAGAGGGAGCTCTCTCGTCGTTGGTGGCGAATGCATCGTTCCTCGGCAAAAAGATTACGGTCACGCTGGCCAAGGAGATACTGAAAGTGTACGTACAGTTTACGCAGAAGGAGATTACGATCGATCACATTCAGAAAGTGGTGTGTGAATACCTGGGATTGCCGGAGGAGAAGTTCAAGTCGCCGCGTCGTACGCGTGAGATCGCACAGGCGCGCCAGATCGCGATGTACCTGAGCAAACAGCATACGAAAGCGCCGCTGACTATTATCGGGGCTTCGATCGGCGGAAAGAACCATGCGACGGTACTCCATGCCTGCAAGGCGATTTCGAACCTGATGGAGACAGACAAAGTGTTCCGTCACCAGATCGAGGAGATCGAGAAGCGCGTGTTGGCGAAATAG
- a CDS encoding helix-turn-helix domain-containing protein, translated as MKDRLEKFIKTEGLTPSRFAEIMGVQPSSISHILGGRNKPSFDFIEKMLQRFPKLNPDWLLLGKGNIYRSISDNTVTPITTSSSQATIIPAATETNDASNTNRASSSGDSMGTTTITENNQQKAAGSLFDFTDNLTPRESHKMNQHGQSLGKIDFQETNPSTHQTPEIAPNHSTQSKIGTTTRAGTGSKSQSDSQNHTRIMNDVRQTSGIERIIIFFKDKTFISYTPDE; from the coding sequence ATGAAAGATCGGCTGGAAAAATTCATAAAAACGGAAGGTTTGACTCCTTCACGTTTTGCAGAAATAATGGGCGTACAACCATCGAGCATCTCACACATCCTAGGTGGCCGGAATAAACCCAGCTTCGACTTCATTGAGAAAATGCTGCAGCGTTTCCCGAAACTCAATCCAGATTGGTTGCTTCTAGGTAAAGGCAACATATACCGTTCAATTTCCGACAATACGGTCACACCGATCACAACTTCGTCGTCACAGGCGACGATCATCCCCGCTGCGACAGAAACGAATGATGCATCGAATACGAATCGGGCATCATCTTCGGGAGACTCAATGGGAACAACCACGATAACCGAAAATAATCAACAAAAAGCGGCGGGATCGTTATTTGATTTTACCGACAATTTAACTCCGCGAGAATCGCATAAAATGAATCAACATGGACAGTCCCTTGGAAAAATCGATTTTCAAGAAACTAATCCTTCAACACATCAGACTCCGGAAATTGCTCCGAATCATTCGACACAGTCTAAAATAGGTACAACTACACGAGCAGGAACCGGGTCAAAATCTCAGAGCGACTCCCAGAATCACACTAGAATCATGAATGATGTCCGGCAAACATCCGGAATCGAGCGAATCATTATTTTCTTTAAGGACAAAACTTTCATCTCTTATACTCCGGACGAATAA
- the recA gene encoding recombinase RecA, whose amino-acid sequence MADKTQVNPEKLKVLSAVMDKIEKDFGKGAIMKMSSKAVEIVPVIRSGSITLDQALGIGGYPKGRVIEIYGPESSGKTTLAIHAIAEAQKAGGIAAFIDAEHAFDSTYAQKLGVDIDELLISQPDNGEQALEIADHLIRSSAIDIVVIDSVAALTPKAEIEGEMGEAKMGLQARLMSQALRKLTASISKTGTVCIFINQLRDKIGVVYGNPETTTGGNALKFYASVRVDIRKASVIKDGEEQMGARAKVKIVKNKLAPPFRRAEFDIMYGEGISKLGEIIDLGVDNGIIKKSGSWFSYGDQKLGQGRDAVKEALKNNDALRDEIETKVRAALTAN is encoded by the coding sequence ATGGCAGACAAAACCCAGGTAAATCCCGAGAAACTGAAAGTTCTCAGCGCCGTAATGGACAAAATCGAGAAGGATTTTGGCAAAGGCGCTATTATGAAAATGAGCAGCAAGGCGGTGGAGATCGTTCCGGTTATCCGGTCAGGTTCGATTACACTCGACCAGGCGCTCGGTATCGGCGGTTATCCGAAAGGCCGCGTGATCGAAATCTACGGTCCCGAATCGTCGGGTAAAACGACCCTTGCGATCCATGCGATCGCCGAGGCGCAAAAGGCGGGCGGCATTGCCGCGTTTATCGATGCCGAACATGCGTTCGACAGCACTTATGCCCAGAAACTGGGAGTGGACATCGATGAGTTGCTGATCTCGCAGCCTGACAACGGCGAGCAGGCGCTCGAAATCGCCGATCACCTGATTCGTTCCAGTGCGATCGATATCGTGGTGATCGACTCGGTGGCAGCCCTGACACCCAAGGCCGAAATCGAAGGCGAAATGGGTGAAGCGAAAATGGGTTTGCAGGCCCGCCTGATGTCGCAGGCATTGCGTAAACTGACCGCCAGCATCAGCAAAACCGGTACCGTCTGCATCTTTATCAACCAGTTGCGCGACAAGATCGGTGTAGTGTACGGCAACCCCGAAACCACTACCGGCGGTAATGCGTTGAAGTTCTATGCCAGCGTCCGGGTCGATATCCGCAAAGCATCGGTGATCAAGGACGGCGAGGAGCAGATGGGAGCCCGTGCGAAAGTCAAGATCGTGAAGAATAAACTCGCTCCCCCATTCCGTCGCGCCGAATTCGACATTATGTACGGCGAAGGGATTTCGAAACTGGGCGAGATTATCGACCTAGGTGTCGATAACGGAATTATCAAGAAGAGCGGGTCCTGGTTCTCATACGGGGATCAGAAGCTCGGACAGGGCCGTGATGCCGTGAAGGAGGCGTTGAAAAACAACGATGCGCTCCGCGACGAGATCGAAACCAAGGTGCGCGCAGCGCTGACGGCCAATTAA
- a CDS encoding bifunctional ADP-dependent NAD(P)H-hydrate dehydratase/NAD(P)H-hydrate epimerase — MKILTGTAIREADRFTIEHEPIESLALMERASEAIAQWICNHISQDVPLLFVVGKGNNGGDGLAVARMLHKVGYLCEAVVVFGRDQLSTECRTNLGRLPKGVRVSTRFDTLPDSGTVIVDALLGTGVRGEVTGLAADAIRQINASGCRVLSIDVPSGMVTEYGNLPGRLIVHADVTLTLEFPKLSLLLPEAGECAGVVTVLPIGLSEAYMEQVGTPYFYVDEELIRKMLLPRPRFGHKGCFGHALLVCGSEGMVGAAVLAAGAALRSGCGLVTVHLPREERVALQANHPAAMVSGDEQPCFSHLPQQPQRFTAIGVGPGLGQRLQTARALEALLQCGRPMVIDADALNLLAADPGLQELVPAGSILTPHPGELRRLVGEWEDDADRNERVRQLARRLSAYVVVKGAHTMVCTPEGICYFNPTGNAGMAKGGSGDVLTGLITGLLARGYPPLPAALVGVYLHGKAGDKATQYYGQEGVNAGDLADFIGETWAEWETGNTENPL, encoded by the coding sequence ATGAAGATTTTAACCGGGACAGCTATTCGGGAGGCAGACCGCTTTACGATTGAGCATGAACCGATCGAAAGCCTTGCGTTAATGGAACGAGCATCGGAGGCTATTGCGCAATGGATATGCAATCATATTTCGCAGGATGTGCCGTTGCTGTTCGTTGTGGGTAAGGGGAATAACGGCGGCGACGGCCTGGCTGTTGCGCGGATGTTGCACAAGGTAGGATACCTTTGTGAGGCGGTTGTGGTCTTCGGCAGGGATCAATTGTCAACGGAATGCCGGACGAACCTGGGACGTTTGCCCAAAGGGGTGCGTGTGTCTACCCGGTTTGACACTCTGCCTGATTCCGGAACCGTGATTGTGGATGCATTGCTGGGTACTGGGGTGCGGGGCGAGGTAACGGGTCTGGCCGCCGATGCGATTCGGCAGATCAATGCTTCCGGTTGCCGGGTACTGTCGATCGATGTTCCTTCGGGAATGGTGACCGAATATGGCAATCTGCCGGGCCGTTTGATCGTGCATGCCGATGTGACGCTTACTCTTGAATTTCCGAAATTATCGCTGTTGCTTCCCGAAGCGGGGGAGTGCGCCGGTGTGGTGACTGTGTTGCCGATTGGCCTGTCTGAGGCATATATGGAACAGGTCGGTACGCCGTATTTTTATGTAGATGAGGAATTAATCCGCAAAATGTTATTGCCGCGCCCTCGCTTCGGGCATAAAGGATGTTTCGGCCACGCTTTGTTGGTTTGTGGTTCGGAGGGGATGGTCGGTGCTGCGGTATTGGCTGCCGGTGCCGCGCTCCGTTCCGGATGCGGACTGGTAACCGTACACCTTCCCCGGGAAGAGCGTGTTGCACTGCAGGCCAACCATCCTGCGGCAATGGTCAGTGGGGATGAACAACCCTGTTTTTCGCATTTACCCCAACAGCCCCAGCGGTTTACAGCAATCGGTGTCGGACCGGGATTAGGGCAGCGACTCCAGACCGCTCGGGCTTTGGAAGCTCTGCTGCAATGCGGCAGGCCGATGGTGATCGATGCGGATGCACTGAATTTGTTGGCTGCCGATCCCGGTTTGCAGGAACTGGTGCCTGCCGGTTCTATATTGACGCCGCATCCGGGCGAATTACGGAGATTGGTCGGGGAGTGGGAAGATGATGCAGACCGCAACGAACGAGTACGGCAACTGGCCCGTCGGCTGTCGGCTTATGTAGTGGTGAAAGGGGCGCATACGATGGTTTGTACTCCCGAGGGAATTTGTTATTTCAATCCTACCGGCAATGCGGGTATGGCCAAAGGGGGGAGTGGCGATGTGCTCACAGGATTGATTACCGGCCTACTGGCACGCGGTTATCCTCCATTGCCGGCGGCGCTTGTCGGGGTATACCTGCACGGAAAAGCGGGAGACAAAGCGACGCAGTATTATGGACAGGAGGGAGTGAACGCGGGTGATTTGGCCGATTTTATCGGGGAAACGTGGGCCGAATGGGAAACCGGGAATACTGAAAATCCGCTTTAA
- a CDS encoding metal ABC transporter ATP-binding protein → MSLISLKDVSVGYDDRQKVLDHVNLDILPNDFIGVIGPNGGGKTTLVKTILKALPYSGEVQYSPVIGSDGYRAIGYLPQVSDIDKSFPISVCEVVLSGLQARKRLFGRYSAADKAKALQLLDLCGIESIARRPIGELSGGQLQRTLLCRALISDPKVLILDEPANFVDNKFEKELYAILRQLNDRMAIIMVSHDLGTITSHVKSIVCVNRHVHRHNSNVITPEQLHNYDCPIQIVSHGTVPHTVLEEHAD, encoded by the coding sequence ATGAGTCTGATCTCTCTAAAGGATGTCTCGGTCGGCTATGATGACCGGCAAAAAGTACTGGATCATGTCAATCTGGACATACTCCCGAATGATTTTATCGGTGTGATCGGTCCGAATGGAGGTGGCAAGACGACATTGGTAAAAACGATCCTCAAGGCACTCCCCTATTCCGGTGAAGTACAGTACTCACCAGTGATCGGTAGCGACGGTTACAGGGCTATCGGCTACCTGCCACAGGTATCCGACATAGACAAATCCTTTCCAATATCGGTCTGTGAAGTGGTGCTTTCCGGGTTGCAGGCCCGTAAGCGGTTGTTTGGCCGTTACTCCGCAGCCGATAAAGCCAAAGCTTTGCAACTGCTTGACCTGTGCGGTATCGAGTCGATCGCCCGGCGCCCTATCGGAGAGCTCTCGGGCGGCCAGTTGCAACGTACGTTGCTTTGCCGTGCGCTGATCTCCGACCCGAAAGTGCTGATCCTCGACGAGCCGGCAAATTTCGTGGACAATAAATTTGAAAAGGAGTTGTACGCAATTCTGCGGCAACTCAACGACCGGATGGCAATCATTATGGTGTCGCACGATCTGGGAACGATCACCTCTCATGTCAAATCGATCGTCTGTGTCAACCGGCATGTGCACCGGCACAACTCAAACGTCATCACACCCGAGCAACTGCACAACTACGACTGTCCCATCCAGATCGTTTCACACGGCACGGTTCCGCATACCGTACTCGAAGAGCACGCGGATTAA